A window from Salvia miltiorrhiza cultivar Shanhuang (shh) chromosome 2, IMPLAD_Smil_shh, whole genome shotgun sequence encodes these proteins:
- the LOC131007816 gene encoding LOW QUALITY PROTEIN: organelle RRM domain-containing protein 2, mitochondrial (The sequence of the model RefSeq protein was modified relative to this genomic sequence to represent the inferred CDS: deleted 1 base in 1 codon) — MAMRAAARAAVSANSQSGMRTGIKAVCSSFSSFPFNLPQTKTEKPPPAEPSTNLFVSGLNKRTTSEGLRDAFAKFGEVVHAKVVTDRVSGFSKGFGFVKYATIEDAESGIKGMDGQFLDGWVIFAEYARPRAPFPPMNNNAPPQRQW, encoded by the exons ATGGCGATGAGGGCTGCGGCGAGGGCGGCGGTTTCCGCCAATTCTCAATCTGGAATGCGAACAGGAATAAAGGCTGTTTGCTCTTCTTTTTCCAGCTTCCCGTTTAATCTACCACAG ACCAAGACCGAGAAGCCTCCTCCCGCTGAACCCTCTACCAATCTCTTCGTCTCGG GACTTAACAAACGCACAACAAGTGAAGGCCTTCGGGATGCTTTTGCTAAATTTGGTGAAGTTGTCCATG CTAAAGTGGTTACTGATCGTGTATCTGGATTCTCTAAGGGTTTCGGTTTCGTGAAATATGCAACAATAGAAGACGCTGAATCAGGGATTAAAGGCATGGATGGCCAG TTTTTGGATGGTTGGGTTATATTTGCGGAGTATGCAAGACCGAGAGCTCCTTTCCCCCCTATGAACAACAATGCACCTCCTCAGCGTCAATGGTGA